The Actinomycetota bacterium nucleotide sequence GACATAAAAGGAGCGCCCCTGCCAGTAGGGCAGGGGCGCTTGGAGCAGGTTGGTCAGCTGTGGGCTGCGGGCAGCCGGAATCCTTTGGCGAACAGCCAGATGGGCAGGACCACGAACTCGAAGAGTCCGCCCGGGACCAGTAGGACCATACCCGGGCCGTTGTTCATGTCCACGACCCCAAGGAGGTCGGCGACGGCTCCGGACAACAGTAGGGCGTATCCGGCGAAGCCCAGCACGGCGATGGGGCGGGGAACCAGCTTCCCGACATAGAGCAGGTAGTTCAGAACCAGTCCGCCGGCACCGGTCGGCAGGTAGATCCACAACATGTGGTTGGGGACCTCGCTCAGCCGGGTGATCAGGTAGACCGCGCCTGCGGCCGAAACGCTCAGCTCGACCACCCGCAACGCCGGGTACCACGCCGCAAGTTTGGCGTTGACCAGCTTCAGGATCGGGTACATCAAAAAGCCGATGCCAGTTACCGCAATACCGGAGGCAGTCATCAAGAGTGCGCCGACCCGGGCCGAAGCAGCACCGGCGCCGCCTGCGACAAAGGTGTCGATCATGGAGATGCCGACCATTGCGGTGAGCATCTGAACCAGGAACAGCAGTCCCACGTAGACCGCTGTTCGTCGGGCCGGGCTCTTGAGGCCCGATTCGGCGGGACCAACTCTTGGGAACGGGATCGAACGATCGAGCGATGCTGCTTTCATGACCGGACTCCTTTGGCGTGGTGACTTACAGCGTAAGTGAACGATACACTTACAACGTAAGTCTGTCAACCACGGGGCCGCTGGGATCCTAGGCTGCGGGCGTCGGGCCGGGGTTTGCCGGCAGCGGCTTCTCCCCGGTCATCAGCTTCACCGCCAGAATGACCACCCACACGCTCCAAACGACGTAGCCGACGAAGTTAGCCATGTCGGCGCCGGGCAGACCCAGTGGAATGAAGATCCCCAGGGCGATGAGAACGGCGGAGGCGTAACCGAGCAGCGTGAACCACTTTCGGCCCAGCGTGGGGCCAACCACGATAAGGACCGCCACGGTCCAGGCGGCGGTGAAGGCGTACCCGAGGGTTTCGCCGACGAATCCACCGAGGATACGGTGGGCGGCTTCGAATGACGCTAACGCGTCGGCCCTCTGCGCTGCGGTGGAGCCGGGGTCGGAGGCCCGGGCGGCGAAACCCGGGACCAGCAGGAACCAGCGGGAGAGGCCGATAACCTGAACGACGGCCGCGGCGATCCCGAGACGGGCAGACCAGCGTGCGGCGGCCCCGTCGTACTGGCGTGCAAGCAGAACGGCGGCCGGACCGAGAAGGGCTGCGCCAAGGGCAAGGATCGCGAACCAGGCCATGGTCGACGCTTTGGTGTCGAGGAACATCCGAAGGATCTCACCCGTTGGCTTTTGAAGGACGTCCGGGTAGTCGAAGCTCGTGCCCAAGCCGACGAACGCTGCGTTGGCGGCGACGGTAGCCCCGATAAAAATTGCGGCGGCAGTTCGTCGTTCCATGGTCTTGGTCACTGTTGTCTCCTTAGTTCAGGCCGGCGAGGCTGGCGCTCACCTCCCACAGTCGTGCTGCATCAGCTTCGTCGTAGCTGCGTTTTGAAGATCTGCGTGCTTTGCTGTTGGCGTAGAACTGCCCACTGCTTTCCGCGAGGCCTGGGAAAGAGGCCAGGTGGATCGAGGTTTCGGCGCCCTGCTGAGGCGACTTCATGAATGGCTTGACGAACGGGACCAGCATCCGCTGCGTCCTCCCGGGGTCATCCGCTCCGAACGAGGTCCGGACGACGCCCGGGTGCAGAGCGTTGGCAGTGACGCCGCTGCCCTTCAGCAGCCTGGCCAGCTCGTAGGTGAACAGGAGATTGGCAAGTTTGGACTGGTCGTAGGCGGTCGACCCGGAGTAGGACCGCTCGCCCTGGAGGTCGTCGAAGTCGATTCTCCCCATGGCCTGGGCGTTCGAGGAAACCGTGACCACCCGCGCAGGGCTGCTTTCCTTCAACCGGCCGAGCAGTAGGTTGGTCAGCAGGAAGGGCGCAAGGTGGTTCAGGGCAAACGTGTGCTCCAGCCCGTCGGCGGTCGAGTGCCGGGTGTTCCAGTAGCCTCCGGCGTTGTTGACCAGCACGTCGATCCGCTCGAGGCGTGCGAGCACCGCCGAAGCCAGGGCTCGAAGCTCGGTCTGCGACGACAGGTCGCCGACAAAGGTGTCCACCACCCCGTTCCCGGCAGCCTTGATCTCACCGGCGGCAGCCTCGGTGCGCGCCGGATCGCGTCCGATGATCGCAATATCCGCCCCCATGCGGGCAAGACCAACCGCCGTCGCCTTGCCTATCCCCGACGAGGCGCCGGTGATCAGCACTGTCTTGCCGGTCATCAACCGGTCGTTCGGAACGCTTGGCACGGGGCCTGCCTTCGGTAGTTTTCTTACGGCGTAAGTTACGATACGCTTACAGCGTAAGCTAGTCAAACAAAGGAGGCGTATGGCGCAAAGGACCGACACCGTTAGAAGCACCAGGGCCCCGCTGACCCGGGACCGGGTGCTTCAGGCTGCCGTCGACCTCGCCGATCAGAACGGCATTGAGTCCCTGACCATGCGCAAGCTCGGTGAGTCCCTCGGGGTCGAGGCGATGTCGCTCTACAACCACGTGGCCAACAAGGACGCCCTCCTTGACGGCATGATCGACATCGTATTCAGCGAGATCGAGTTCCCCGACACCGACTGGAAGACGGCCATGCGCCGGCGCGGGTACTCCGCCCGGGAGGTGCTGCGGGGTCACCGCTGGGCGATCGGGCTCATGGAGTCACGCCGGCAGCCCGGCCCGGCGACCCTCTCTCACCACGATGCGGTGATCGGCTGCCTGAGGAAGGGCGGCTTCTCGGTGGAGATGGCTGCGCACGGATTTTCGGTCCTGGACAGCTACATCTACGGCTTTGCGATGGAGGAGGCGGCTCTGCCGTTCGACAGTTCGAATGCGGATGAGACCGCGGCGCTGGTCGACATGATTCTGGCGGGGCTGCCGGAGGACCAGTACCCCCACCTAAGGGAGCTGACCGTGGAACATGTGCTCAAGCCCGGCTACGACTACGGCAAAGAGTTCGAGTTCGGGCTGGAGCTGATCCTGGACGGTCTCGAGGGGGCTTTGAAGCCCCAGTCTTGACCCGGTTTCGCCGGGCTGAAATCCTTCAGCCAACGTGAAAAGAGCTCCCACCGCCGGTCTGTTTCTGATCCTGGTTGCCGGTCTGGCCGGCGCCGCGGCAACCGCGGTTCACCTCGGATTGCCCGAACCGTCCGGCAGCTACCCGGTCGGCCGGACGAGCATGACCTGGGCGGACCCCTCCCGGCCCGAGACGCACACCGAGGACCCCTCGGACACCAGGGAGGTGCTTGCCACGATCTGGTTCCCCGCCGAGGAGGGCACCGGCAGCGGTTCCGAATACATCGAGACCGCCGAAGGACTGGTGTCCAGCGGGGAGATCTCCCGCCCTGCTGCAGCGGCTCTGCGTTTCGTCAGGGACCCCGCCCGGCCCGGCGCGAAGGTCTCTTCAGACCGGGAAACCTACCCCGTGGTGATCTTCTCTCCCGGCAACGCAACGAACGCCGGGTTCTACGCATCGATCGTCGAGGACCTGGCCAGCCACGGCTACATCGTCGTGGGCATTGACCACCCGTACCAGGTCGCTGCGGTGAAGCTTGCGGGCGGAGAGGTAGCGGTGTACGACAAAGCTGCCGAAAGGAGCCCCGCCGCCGGAAAGATCCGGGAGCGGGTTGCGGACATCCGCCTGGCGCTGGACCGCCTGGTCGAGTTGAACGCGGCGGGGGAGTCCGTGGGAGCGTCTCTGGACCTCAGCCGGGTCGGCATCATGGGTCACTCCAACGGAGGGATTGCGGCGGTCGAGGCGTGCAGGGCCGACGCCCGTCTCAGCGCATGCATGAACATCGACGGTCAGCTTGCCGGCGGCCCCTTCTCGTACG carries:
- a CDS encoding DUF4386 family protein, with protein sequence MKAASLDRSIPFPRVGPAESGLKSPARRTAVYVGLLFLVQMLTAMVGISMIDTFVAGGAGAASARVGALLMTASGIAVTGIGFLMYPILKLVNAKLAAWYPALRVVELSVSAAGAVYLITRLSEVPNHMLWIYLPTGAGGLVLNYLLYVGKLVPRPIAVLGFAGYALLLSGAVADLLGVVDMNNGPGMVLLVPGGLFEFVVLPIWLFAKGFRLPAAHS
- a CDS encoding SDR family oxidoreductase — its product is MPSVPNDRLMTGKTVLITGASSGIGKATAVGLARMGADIAIIGRDPARTEAAAGEIKAAGNGVVDTFVGDLSSQTELRALASAVLARLERIDVLVNNAGGYWNTRHSTADGLEHTFALNHLAPFLLTNLLLGRLKESSPARVVTVSSNAQAMGRIDFDDLQGERSYSGSTAYDQSKLANLLFTYELARLLKGSGVTANALHPGVVRTSFGADDPGRTQRMLVPFVKPFMKSPQQGAETSIHLASFPGLAESSGQFYANSKARRSSKRSYDEADAARLWEVSASLAGLN
- a CDS encoding TetR/AcrR family transcriptional regulator; translation: MAQRTDTVRSTRAPLTRDRVLQAAVDLADQNGIESLTMRKLGESLGVEAMSLYNHVANKDALLDGMIDIVFSEIEFPDTDWKTAMRRRGYSAREVLRGHRWAIGLMESRRQPGPATLSHHDAVIGCLRKGGFSVEMAAHGFSVLDSYIYGFAMEEAALPFDSSNADETAALVDMILAGLPEDQYPHLRELTVEHVLKPGYDYGKEFEFGLELILDGLEGALKPQS
- a CDS encoding DUF4386 family protein, with product MTKTMERRTAAAIFIGATVAANAAFVGLGTSFDYPDVLQKPTGEILRMFLDTKASTMAWFAILALGAALLGPAAVLLARQYDGAAARWSARLGIAAAVVQVIGLSRWFLLVPGFAARASDPGSTAAQRADALASFEAAHRILGGFVGETLGYAFTAAWTVAVLIVVGPTLGRKWFTLLGYASAVLIALGIFIPLGLPGADMANFVGYVVWSVWVVILAVKLMTGEKPLPANPGPTPAA